CGGCGTCGCGTTCCCGGTGGCGCTGGGTCTGCTGCGCTACCTGACCACCCGGTTCCGGATCGCGGCCGGGCGCATCGAGCTCCAGCGCGGCCTGCTCAACCGGCACGTGCTCTCCTCGCCCGTCGACCGGGTCCGCACCGTCGACCTGACCTCCTCCCCCATCCACCGGATCCTGGGGCTGACCACGGTGCGCATCGGCACCGGGACCGCCTCGTCGAACGACGAGGACCGCATCGACCTCGACGGCCTCCCGCGCGACCGGGCCCGGGCCTTGCGCGAGGAGCTGCTGCGCTCCTCGCCGCTGGACGACGCCGTGGGCGCCGAGGGCGCCGACGGCGTCGCACCCGAGACCGAGCGGGTCGTGCTCGCCCTCGACCCGTCGTGGGTACGCTTCGCGCCCCTGACCGGCAGCGGCGTGGTCATCGCCGCGGCCGCGCTGGGCGGCGGGAGCCAGCTCCTGCAGGCCTTCGGCTTCTGGGAGCACCTGGACCCGAGCCGCCTCGACGGGCCGGACGCGCCGCTCGCCGTCCTGGTCCCGGTGCTGCTGCTCGGGGTGGCCGTGCTGGTCTCGCTGCTGTCCGTGGCCGGCTACCTGGTGACGAACTTCGGCTTCCGCCTGACCCGCGGCGGCACGACCTGGCACCTGAGCCGCGGCCTGCTCACCACCCGCGAGACCACGCTCGACGACGAGCGGGTCGCGGGGGTCAACCTCTCCGAGCCGCTCGGCCTCCGGATCGCGCGCGGCGCCCGGCTGTCGGCCGTCATCACGGGACTGGACCGCAGCCAGCGCGGCAGCTCGCTGCTCGTCCCGCCGGCGCCGCGCACGGTGGCCGAGGGCGTCGCCCGCGAGGTGCTGGACACCGCCGAGCCGATCGACGCCCCCCTGGTCGGGCACGGGCCACGAGCGGCGAGACGGCGTTGGACCCGCGCGACCGGCCCGGCCGCGGTGCTGGCCGTCGTCCTCGTCGTCCTGGTCGTGCTGGGCGCGCCGAGGTGGCTGCTGGCCGGGCTGCTGGTGCTGCCGGTCGCGGCCCTGCTGGCCTGGGACCGCACCCGCGCACTGGGCCACGCCCTGGTCGCCGGTCACCTGGTGGCCCGCTCCGGTTCGCTGGTGCGCCGCCGGCGGGTGCTCGAGGTCCGCCACATCATCGGCTGGAACCTGCAGAGCACGTGGTTCCAGCGCCGGGCCGGGCTCACCACGCTGGTCGCGACCACCGCGGGCGGCTCGCAGGCCGTCGCGGTGCTCGACGTGCCCGAGAGCGAGGCGGTGCGGGTCGCGCACGAGGCGCTGCCCGAGCTGCTGGCCCAGTTCAGCGCCTGACCCGCAGGGTCACCACCTGGAACGGCCCCAGCTCGAGCACGCCGTCGGCGTACGGCGCGAGCGCGGCGACCTCGGCGTCGGCCCGCTCGTGCAGGTCCACCACCTCCACGTCGCGGTGCTCGAAGCCGAACCGCAGCCGCACCGAGGTCCGCCCACCCAGCGGCTCGTAGAGCCGCACCACGACGTCGCCGCTGCGGTCCTCGGCCAGCTTGACCGCCTCGACCACCGCCCGGCCCGACGCCACGGCGACCAGGGGCTCCACCGCGGCGGCGCCGCGGCGCAGCGGCAGGTTCGCGCGGTAGCCCTCGCGCACCGCCTCGGCGATGTCGGCGCCCGGCACGAGCGCGTAGCGGAAGGTGTGGGTGCCGCGGTCCGCGTCCGGGTCGGGGAAGCCGGGCGCGCGGCACAGGCTGAGCCGGACCGTCGTCGGGGCGGACCCGCGACGCTCGCCCGCGCCGGCGCGCGTCACGTCGTGGCCGGAGGTCGTGCTGTTCACCAGCGCCACGCCGTACGACGCGTCGCCGACGTGGAGCCAGCGGTGGGCGCAGATCTCGAAGCGGGCGGCGTCCCAGGAGGTGTTGGTGTGGGTGGGCCGGTGGACGTGGCCGAAGCCGACCTCCGCGCTCGAGCGGTCGGCGTGCACCGCGAGCGGGAAGGCCACCTTGAGCAGGGTGGCGCGGTGCTGCCAGTTCACGGTGGTCTCCAGCTCGACCCGCCCGGCGCCGGGGGCGAGCCGGAGCCGCTGCTCGAACCGCGACGGACCGTGGGTGCGCACCACGACCACCTCGGCCACGCCGCCGCGGACCTCCGCGCGCAACTCGTCGGCCTCGACCAGGTCGGTGCGGTGGGCGAGGTGCTGGGGCTCGATGTCCCAGGCGTCCCAGTTGCTGGGCCGGTCCGGGTGCAGCTGGAGCAGGTGCGCGGGACCGGCCAGCACCTCGCGCTCGGCGCGCAGGTCGTGCACCGAGGTGAGCACCCCGGCCGCGTCCAGCCGCAGCCGGAGCACGCCGTTGTCCAGCACCAGGTCGTCGCCGTCGCGCTCGAGGACCACCTCGCCCGGCGCGGCGCGGACCGGTCCGGAGCCCAGGGCCGGCACGCCGTCGACCGCGAACGGACCGGCGTTGAACGCGACCTCCCCGCCGCCTCCCAGCGCCGCGATCGAGGTGTCGACGATCCCCTCCAGCTCCGCGCCCATCCGGGCGTAGACCTCGCGGGCCTCGCGGTGCACCCAGGCGATCGAGCTGCCCGGGAGGATGTCGTGGAACTGGTGCAGCAGCGCCGACCGCCACAGCCGCTCGAGCGCCTCGTGGGGGTACGCCGCGCCGGTGCGCACCGCCGCGGTGCTCGCCCAGAGCTCCGCCTCGCGCAGCAGGTGCTCGGTGCGCCGGTTGCCCTGCTTCATCGCGACCTGGCTCGTGTACGTCCCCCGGTGGTACTCGAGGTACATCTCGCCCGACCAGACCGGCGCCTGGTCGGCGTACTCCTCCTCGGCGCCGGCGAAGAACTCCGCCGGCGACTCGACGACCACGCGCGGGACGCCCTCCAGGTCGGCGTACCGCGCGGCCCGCTCGAGCATCTCGCGGGTGGGACCGCCGCCGCCGTCGCCGTAGCCGAAGGGCAGCAGGGCGCGGCTGGCCGGCCCGCTGTCGCGCAGCTGCCGCTGGCCGCGCAACAGCTCGTCCGCGGTGATCTCGCCGTTGTAGGTGTCGGCGGGTGGGAAGTGGGTGAGGACGCGGGTGCCGTCGATCCCCTCCCACCAGAACGTCGAGTGCGGGAAGGGGTTGGTCTGGTTCCAGGAGAGCTTCTGTGACAGGAACCACCGCGCCCCCGCGAGGCGGACGAGCTGCGGCAGGGAGCCGGAGTAGCCGAAGGAGTCGGGCAGCCACACCTCCGGGCACTCGACCCCGAGCTCCTCGCGGAAGAACCGGCCCCCGTGGACCAGCTGGCGCACCATCGACTCCCCGCCGGGCAGGTTGGTGTCGGACTCCACCCACATGCCGCCGACGGGCACGAACGTCCCGTCCGCCACGGCGGCCCGGATCCGCTCCCACAGGCCGGGCTGGTGCTCCTGCACCCAGGCGTACTGCTGGGCCGAGGAGCACGCGAAGCGCAGCTCGGGGTGCTCCTCGGCCAGGGCCAGCACGTTGGCGAAGGTGCGCGCGCACTTGCGCACGGTCTCGCGGACCGGCCACAGCCAGGCCGAGTCGATGTGGGCGTGACCCACGGCGCTGACCCGGTGCGCGCTCGCGGTCGCCGGCGCCGCGAGCAGCGGCCGCAGGACCGCGCGGGCGGCCGGGGCGTCCAGGCCACCGTCCAGGAGGTCCGCGGCCCGCAGCAGCCCGGTCAGCAGCCGGTGCCGGCGCGGCTCGTCCTCCGGGAGCCGGACGGCGAGCTCGAGCAGCGCCTCCAGGTCGTGGCCCAGCGCCCGGACCTCCTCGTCGACGGCCACGAGGTCGGCGCGGGCGAAGCGGTAGAGCGGCTCCTCGTCGGCCGTGGTCCGGTCGCCGAGCGGGGTCGGACCGCGCCAGCCGAGGGTGGGGTTGGAGGCGGCCTCGACGTAGACGTCGACCTCGTGCGCGTCGCCGCCCTCGTGCGGGAGGTGTGCCGTGCGCGGCTCGACGCCCTTGATCACGCTCCCGTCCGGCCGGTAGGCGAGCCCTTCGGCCTGGAAGCCCGGCTGGACCGCGGTGAAGCCGAGGTCCACGGCCAGCTCGAGGCGCGCGCCGCGCATCCGCTCCGGCACGCTCCCCCGCAGCCGGAACCACGTCGTGCCCCAGGCCGGACCCCACGCGGAGCCGACGGCGAACGGCGCGAACGGCCGGCCCACGACGTCGGCGAAGGGCTCGGGCTCCGTGTCCAGGGCCAGGGCGGTGATCGCGAGGGGCTCGGCGTCGGCCTCCTCGGCCGCCCGAACCCGCTCCAGCACCCGGCGCAGGCGCAACGGCTCGTCGTACAGGTCGCGGTGCACGGAGCCAGGCTAGGAGGCCGATCCGGCGATTCTCCTGCGGGAGCCGCCCGAGGCTCCTAGCCTGGCCTCATGGTCGAGTTCGTGAGCTGGTTCGGCGTCGCCGTGATCGCTCTGTTCGCCCTGGTCGGCTTCGTCGGCGTCGTCGCCACCAGTGCGCTCACCGTGGCGCGCCGGGTGCGGCACGTGCCGCCGCCGGCCCGCGTGGACGAGCCGCAGCGCGTCGCCGCCTGACCTCAGCGCCGGGCCAGCGCGGCCGCCGCCGACGGGTGCAGGGGCAGCCGGGGCAGCAGGCAGGCCTGGAAGGCGTGGTAGACGTCGGGCTTGCCCGACCACACCGTGCTGGCCGGCCGGTTCTGCGCGTCCAGCTCGTGGTGCCACGAGCCGGCGACCTCGTCGACCAGGTGCTCGCGGGCGTAGCCCCACCACCGCGCGGCCAGGTCGTCGCGACCCTGGGCGCCCGCGGCCAGCACCGCCTCGGCCACCACCCAGTGCATCCGCTCGCGCACCACGGGCGTGCCGTCCCAGTCCACGGTGTAGACGAACCCGGGCGCACCGTCGGCCGCCCACCCGTCGCGCACCGCCGCGTCGAAGAGCAGCCGCGCGTCCGCGAGCAGCTCGTCGCCGCCCCCGCCCGCCGCGTGCAGCTGGAGCACCAGGCGTGACCACTCCAGGCCGTGGCCGACGGTCGCGCCGTACGGGCGGAACGGGTCACCGGGCCGCTCGCGGTTGAAGTCGAGCAGCGGCCGCCACCGGGCGTCGTGGTGCTCGGGCATCCGGCCGTTGCGCTCGCGCGCCTCGCCGACCAGCCGGACGGTGATGCGTGCGGCGCGCTCGCGCCACACCGGGTCGCCGGTGGCGTCCGCCACGGCCAGGAACGCCTCGACCCCGTGCATGTTGGCGTTGGCCCCGCGGTAGGGCTCGGGCTCGCGCCACGCCGCGTCCCAGGTGTCGAGCAGCGCGCCGGCGTCCTCGTCCCAGAACCGCTCCTCGACCACCCCGATCGCCTCGTCCAGCAGGGCCCGCGCCCCCGGCCGCCCGGCCACGGTCGCCGCCGCCGACGCCAGCAGCACGAAGGCGTGGTCGTAGGCCGCCTTGCGTTCCGGCCCCGCACCGCCCGCCTGGCTGCGCCACCCGCCGTGCTCGCGGTCGCGGAACGTCTCGGTCAGCGCGGCCAGCCCGTGGTCGGCGTACGCCGCGGCGTCGGGCTCGCCCCACAGGTGCGCGAGGGTGAACACGTAGGTCATCCGAGCGTTGATCCAGAGCTCGAGCGGCCGGTCGCCGTCCACGCGGCCGTCGGCGCCGAGCCAGCCGAACCCGCCCGAGGCCAGGCGCGCGCACCGCGCGAAGGCCAGCAGCCGGCGGGCCTCGGCGTCGAGCCAGTCGTCGTCGGGGAGGTCGTCGGTCATCGCCACTCCAGCTCCAGTGCCTCGTCGAGGAACCCCAGCGAAGGGTCGGAGGGCAGCGGCGCTCGCTCGACGGGGTGCCGCACCACCCGCACCTGCCCCTCGGTCAGCACCTGCGTCAGGAGCTCCGTGCCGTCCCGGGACGGCCGGGACGAGCCGAGGTAGGACCCGTCGGGCTGGTCGAGCGTGAAGAGCTCCTCGAGCCCGGTGCCGTCCGGGTGCAGGCGCCACAGCGCCCGCGGCCCGGGACCGTAGCGCTCGACGAAGAGCCACCGGCCGTCCCCGGAGCTCACCACCGACCTGACCCCGCGCAGCACCGCGTGGTCGCGGCCTCGGGCGAACCGGTGCAGCCCGTCGGCGGCGGCGTAGAACACCCCGCGACGCGTCCAGGGCACCCCGGAGCCGACCGGCAGGAAGCCGTCGTCCGTCACCTCGCCGACGGTCCGCAGCCGCCTCAGCCCGGTGCCGTCCCGACCGACCGTCCACAGCTCGCGGTCGTTGCGGCCCCCGTGCGTCCGGAAGGCCTCGAGCACCAGCCGCTCGCCGTTCGGCGACCAGCCCACGGCGCCGACGGCGTAGAAGGGGTCGTCCCCGGCCAGCACGTCGTGGGCCCGGCCCGTCCCTGTCGTCGCCAGGACCAGGACGCGAGGCGGACGGCGTCGGGGCTCCGCGGTCGCGAGCGCGACCCGCCGACCGCCGGCGTCGAGAGCCACCCCCATCGAGAAGCCCCGGGGCTGGCGGTGGAGCAGGACCTCGCCGCTGCCGTCCGCGAGCGCCGAGCGCAGCACGATGCCGTGGTGGCCGGCGCCGTCCCAGACGACGCGGTGCTCGTCGTGGGCGGCGCGTGCGGGCGTCGCCGGCAGCAGCAGCGCGGCGAACACGACGAGCAGCGCGGACCAGCGTCGCATGCGTCCTCCGGCGGGTCGGGGGGTGAGGAGTGTCCGAGGGACAGTAACCGCGCGGACGGGCCCGCGGCGCTCACTAGGGTTTCGGCCATGTTCTCCAAGGTGCTCGTGGCCAACCGCGGCGAGATCGCGATCCGGGCGTTCCGCGCGGCGTACGAGCTGGGGGCGCGCACGGTGGCGGTCTTCCCGCACGAGGACCGGTGGAGCGAGCACCGGCTCAAGGCGGACGAGGCCTACGAGATCGGCGAGCGCGGCCACCCGGTGCGGGCCTACCTCGACCCCGAGGGGATCGTGGCCACGGCGGTGCGGGCGGGCGCGGACGCGGTGTACCCGGGCTACGGCTTCCTGTCGGAGAACCCGGCGCTGGCCGAGGCCTGCGCGGCCGCCGGGATCACCTTCGTGGGTCCGAGCAGCGAGGTGCTGACGCTGACCGGCAACAAGGCGCGCGCGATCGCGGCGGCGAAGGCCGCCGGGGTGCCGACCCTGCAGAGCGTGCCGCCCGGCACCGACGTCGACGCGCTGGTGGCCAGCAGCGAGGCCATCCCCTACCCCCTCTTCGTCAAGGCCGTCGCCGGCGGCGGCGGCCGCGGCATGCGGCGCGTGGACGACCCGGCGCAGCTGCGCGAGGCCGTCGAGACGTGCATGCGCGAGGCCGAGGGCGCGTTCGGCGACCCGACGGTCTTCATCGAGCAGGCCGTGGTGGACCCGCGCCACATCGAGGTGCAGATCCTGGCCGACGGGACCGGGCAGGTCATGCACCTGTTCGAGCGCGACTGCTCGGTGCAGCGGCGCCACCAGAAGGTCATCGAGATCGCCCCGGCGCCGCACCTGGACCCGGAGCTGCGCGACCGGATCTGCGCGGACGCCGTGCGGTTCGCCACCGAGATCGGCTACAGCAACGCGGGCACGGTGGAGTTCCTGCTGGACCCGGCCGGTGACTACGTGTTCATCGAGATGAACCCGCGCATCCAGGTCGAGCACACCGTCACCGAGGAGATCACCGACGTCGACCTGGTGCAGTCGCAGCTGCGCATCGCCAGCGGCGAGACCCTGGCCGACCTCGGCCTGAGCCAGGACACGGTGAGCATCCGCGGCGCCGCGCTCCAGTGCCGGATCACCACCGAGGACCCGGCCAACAACTTCCGCCCCGACACCGGGGTGATCACGACCTACCGCTCGCCCGGCGGCGGCGGCGTGCGCCTGGACGGCGGCACGACGTACACCGGTGCGGAGATCTCCGCGCACTTCGACTCGATGCTGTCCAAGCTCACCTGCCGGGGCCGCACCTTCGAGGCCGCGGTGGCCAAGGCCCGGCGCGCCGTGGCGGAGTTCCGGATCCGCGGGGTGACGACCAACATCGCGTTCCTGCAGGCGGTGCTGGACGACCCGGACTTCCGCGCCGGGAACGTCACCACCAGCTTCATCGAGACCCACCCGCAGCTCCTGCAGGCCCGGGCCAGCGGCGACCGCGGCACCAAGCTGATGACCTTCCTGGCCGACGTGACGGTCAACCAGCCGCACGGCAGCGCGCCGGTCACGCTCGACCCGGCCACCAAGCTGCCGCCCGTCGACCTCGACGTCACGGCGCCGGACGGGACCCGCCAGCGGCTGCTGGACCTCGGCCCGGAGGCCTTCGCCCGCGCGCTGCGGGAGCAGGGCCAGGTCGCGGTCACCGACACGACGTTCCGCGACGCCCACCAGTCGCTGCTGGCCACCCGGGTGCGGACCGCCGACCTGCTGGCCGTGGCGCCGCACGTCGCCCGCACGACGCCGCAGCTGTGGAGCCTGGAGTGCTGGGGCGGTGCGACCTACGACGTGGCGCTGCGCTTCCTCTCCGAGGACCCGTGGGAGCGGCTGGCCGCGCTGCGCGAGGCGGTGCCGAACGTGATGCTCCAGATGCTGCTGCGCGGGCGCAACACCGTCGGCTACACGCCGTACCCCACCGCGGTCACCCGCGCGTTCGTCCAGGAGGCGGCGGCCACCGGCCTCGACGTCTTCCGCATCTTCGACGCCCTCAACGACGTCTCGCAGATGCGGCCCGCGATCGAGGCGGTCCGCGAGACCGGGACGACCCTGGCCGAGGTCGCGCTCTGCTACACCGGCGACCTGTCCAGCCCGGACGAGAGGCTCTACACCCTCGACTACTACCTGCGGCTGGCCGAGCAGATCGTCGAGGCCGGCGCGCACGTGCTGGCCATCAAGGACATGGCCGGGCTGCTCCGGGCGCCGGCCGCCCGCACCCTGGTGACCGCGCTGCGCGAGCGCTTCGACCTCCCCGTGCACCTGCACACCCACGACACGCCGGGCGGCCAGCTCGGCACCCTGCTGGCGGCGATCGACGCGGGTGTCGACGCCGTCGACGCCGCCACCGCGTCCATGGCCGGCACGACGTCCCAGCCGCCGCTCTCGGCCCTGGTCTCCGCGACCGACCACTCCGCCCGCGAGACCGGGTTGTCCCTGGCCGCGGTCAACGCGCTCGAGCCCTACTGGGAGGCCGTGCGCCGCGTCTACGCGCCGTTCGAGTCCGGCCTGCCGTCGCCCACCGGCCGGGTCTACCGCCACGAGATCCCCGGCGGACAGCTGTCCAACCTGCGCCAGCAGGCCATCGCGCTCGGCCTCGGGGAGAAGTTCGAGCAGATCGAGGACATGTACGCCGCCGCGAACGACATCCTCGGCGACATCCCGAAGGTCACGCCGTCGTCCAAGGTCATCGGCGACCTGGCCCTGCACCTGGTCGCGGCCGGCGCGGACCCGGCCGAGTTCGCGGCGGACCCCGCGCGGTTCGACATCCCCGACTCGGTCATCGGCTTCCTGAACGGCGAGCTGGGCGACCCGCCCGGCGGCTGGCCCGAGCCGTTCCGCACCAAGGCCCTCGCGGGCCGCACCTGGAAGCCGCCGGCCAGCGAGCTGACCGCGGAGCAGGCGGCCGGTCTCGACGGCTCCTCCACCGAGTCGTCGCGCGCGCGGCAGGAGACGCTCAACGAGCTGCTCTTCCCCGGGCCGACGCGGGAGTTCCGCGAGGTCCGCGAGACCTACGGCGACGTCTCGGCGCTGCCGACCGTGGACTACCTCTACGGCCTGCGGTACGGCGAGGAGCACGAGGTCACCCTCGAGGTCGGCAAGACCGTGATCCTCGGCCTGCAGGCGATCAGCGAGCCCGACGAGCGCGGCTACCGCTCGGTGATGGCGACCATCAACGGCCAGCTCCGCCCGATCAGCGTCCGCGACCGGGCCGTGGCCAGCGAGGTGGCCGTCGCCGAGAAGGCCGACACCAGCCGACCGGGCCACGTGGCCGCGCCCTTCCAGGGCGTGGTGACCGTCGTGGTCGGCGAGGGCGACAGCGTCGAGGCCGGCGCCGTCGTGGCCACCATCGAGGCGATGAAGATGGAGGCCTCCATCACCGCGCCGGTGGCCGGCACCGTCCAGCGGCTGGCCGTCACCGGCACCCAGGCCGTCGACGGCGGCGACCTGGTGGTCGTCCTCGGCTGAGGACCTAGGACGCCGTGCCGAGCAGGTCCTGGCCGGACCGGGACTGCCAGGCCGCGAGCGTCGGGCTGGTGGAGCCGTCGTCGTAGCTGGCGAAGACGGCGCCGGTCACGTGGTAGCGGTTGGCGTCGATCCGGCTCACGGTGGCCAGCGGCTCGAGCCCGAGGTGGTAGACCTTCTGCGCCTGGTCGACCGTGTTGCCGGTGATGGCCAGACCCAGCACGTCGCTGGAGAACTGGTCGTCGGTGAAGATGTCGTAGACGAACCAGTCGAGGTCGGTGAAGGTGTTGCCGGCCACGACCATGCCGGTGGCGCAGCGCAGGATCAGACCGATCGAGCGCTCGAGCCGGCTGCC
This genomic window from Nocardioides anomalus contains:
- a CDS encoding alpha-mannosidase; this translates as MHRDLYDEPLRLRRVLERVRAAEEADAEPLAITALALDTEPEPFADVVGRPFAPFAVGSAWGPAWGTTWFRLRGSVPERMRGARLELAVDLGFTAVQPGFQAEGLAYRPDGSVIKGVEPRTAHLPHEGGDAHEVDVYVEAASNPTLGWRGPTPLGDRTTADEEPLYRFARADLVAVDEEVRALGHDLEALLELAVRLPEDEPRRHRLLTGLLRAADLLDGGLDAPAARAVLRPLLAAPATASAHRVSAVGHAHIDSAWLWPVRETVRKCARTFANVLALAEEHPELRFACSSAQQYAWVQEHQPGLWERIRAAVADGTFVPVGGMWVESDTNLPGGESMVRQLVHGGRFFREELGVECPEVWLPDSFGYSGSLPQLVRLAGARWFLSQKLSWNQTNPFPHSTFWWEGIDGTRVLTHFPPADTYNGEITADELLRGQRQLRDSGPASRALLPFGYGDGGGGPTREMLERAARYADLEGVPRVVVESPAEFFAGAEEEYADQAPVWSGEMYLEYHRGTYTSQVAMKQGNRRTEHLLREAELWASTAAVRTGAAYPHEALERLWRSALLHQFHDILPGSSIAWVHREAREVYARMGAELEGIVDTSIAALGGGGEVAFNAGPFAVDGVPALGSGPVRAAPGEVVLERDGDDLVLDNGVLRLRLDAAGVLTSVHDLRAEREVLAGPAHLLQLHPDRPSNWDAWDIEPQHLAHRTDLVEADELRAEVRGGVAEVVVVRTHGPSRFEQRLRLAPGAGRVELETTVNWQHRATLLKVAFPLAVHADRSSAEVGFGHVHRPTHTNTSWDAARFEICAHRWLHVGDASYGVALVNSTTSGHDVTRAGAGERRGSAPTTVRLSLCRAPGFPDPDADRGTHTFRYALVPGADIAEAVREGYRANLPLRRGAAAVEPLVAVASGRAVVEAVKLAEDRSGDVVVRLYEPLGGRTSVRLRFGFEHRDVEVVDLHERADAEVAALAPYADGVLELGPFQVVTLRVRR
- a CDS encoding AGE family epimerase/isomerase, producing MTDDLPDDDWLDAEARRLLAFARCARLASGGFGWLGADGRVDGDRPLELWINARMTYVFTLAHLWGEPDAAAYADHGLAALTETFRDREHGGWRSQAGGAGPERKAAYDHAFVLLASAAATVAGRPGARALLDEAIGVVEERFWDEDAGALLDTWDAAWREPEPYRGANANMHGVEAFLAVADATGDPVWRERAARITVRLVGEARERNGRMPEHHDARWRPLLDFNRERPGDPFRPYGATVGHGLEWSRLVLQLHAAGGGGDELLADARLLFDAAVRDGWAADGAPGFVYTVDWDGTPVVRERMHWVVAEAVLAAGAQGRDDLAARWWGYAREHLVDEVAGSWHHELDAQNRPASTVWSGKPDVYHAFQACLLPRLPLHPSAAAALARR
- a CDS encoding pyruvate carboxylase — translated: MFSKVLVANRGEIAIRAFRAAYELGARTVAVFPHEDRWSEHRLKADEAYEIGERGHPVRAYLDPEGIVATAVRAGADAVYPGYGFLSENPALAEACAAAGITFVGPSSEVLTLTGNKARAIAAAKAAGVPTLQSVPPGTDVDALVASSEAIPYPLFVKAVAGGGGRGMRRVDDPAQLREAVETCMREAEGAFGDPTVFIEQAVVDPRHIEVQILADGTGQVMHLFERDCSVQRRHQKVIEIAPAPHLDPELRDRICADAVRFATEIGYSNAGTVEFLLDPAGDYVFIEMNPRIQVEHTVTEEITDVDLVQSQLRIASGETLADLGLSQDTVSIRGAALQCRITTEDPANNFRPDTGVITTYRSPGGGGVRLDGGTTYTGAEISAHFDSMLSKLTCRGRTFEAAVAKARRAVAEFRIRGVTTNIAFLQAVLDDPDFRAGNVTTSFIETHPQLLQARASGDRGTKLMTFLADVTVNQPHGSAPVTLDPATKLPPVDLDVTAPDGTRQRLLDLGPEAFARALREQGQVAVTDTTFRDAHQSLLATRVRTADLLAVAPHVARTTPQLWSLECWGGATYDVALRFLSEDPWERLAALREAVPNVMLQMLLRGRNTVGYTPYPTAVTRAFVQEAAATGLDVFRIFDALNDVSQMRPAIEAVRETGTTLAEVALCYTGDLSSPDERLYTLDYYLRLAEQIVEAGAHVLAIKDMAGLLRAPAARTLVTALRERFDLPVHLHTHDTPGGQLGTLLAAIDAGVDAVDAATASMAGTTSQPPLSALVSATDHSARETGLSLAAVNALEPYWEAVRRVYAPFESGLPSPTGRVYRHEIPGGQLSNLRQQAIALGLGEKFEQIEDMYAAANDILGDIPKVTPSSKVIGDLALHLVAAGADPAEFAADPARFDIPDSVIGFLNGELGDPPGGWPEPFRTKALAGRTWKPPASELTAEQAAGLDGSSTESSRARQETLNELLFPGPTREFREVRETYGDVSALPTVDYLYGLRYGEEHEVTLEVGKTVILGLQAISEPDERGYRSVMATINGQLRPISVRDRAVASEVAVAEKADTSRPGHVAAPFQGVVTVVVGEGDSVEAGAVVATIEAMKMEASITAPVAGTVQRLAVTGTQAVDGGDLVVVLG
- a CDS encoding PH domain-containing protein, which translates into the protein MHPIRELVRFLPVLVVVVVGSTAAGGEQWQLIGVAFPVALGLLRYLTTRFRIAAGRIELQRGLLNRHVLSSPVDRVRTVDLTSSPIHRILGLTTVRIGTGTASSNDEDRIDLDGLPRDRARALREELLRSSPLDDAVGAEGADGVAPETERVVLALDPSWVRFAPLTGSGVVIAAAALGGGSQLLQAFGFWEHLDPSRLDGPDAPLAVLVPVLLLGVAVLVSLLSVAGYLVTNFGFRLTRGGTTWHLSRGLLTTRETTLDDERVAGVNLSEPLGLRIARGARLSAVITGLDRSQRGSSLLVPPAPRTVAEGVAREVLDTAEPIDAPLVGHGPRAARRRWTRATGPAAVLAVVLVVLVVLGAPRWLLAGLLVLPVAALLAWDRTRALGHALVAGHLVARSGSLVRRRRVLEVRHIIGWNLQSTWFQRRAGLTTLVATTAGGSQAVAVLDVPESEAVRVAHEALPELLAQFSA
- a CDS encoding TolB-like translocation protein, with protein sequence MRRWSALLVVFAALLLPATPARAAHDEHRVVWDGAGHHGIVLRSALADGSGEVLLHRQPRGFSMGVALDAGGRRVALATAEPRRRPPRVLVLATTGTGRAHDVLAGDDPFYAVGAVGWSPNGERLVLEAFRTHGGRNDRELWTVGRDGTGLRRLRTVGEVTDDGFLPVGSGVPWTRRGVFYAAADGLHRFARGRDHAVLRGVRSVVSSGDGRWLFVERYGPGPRALWRLHPDGTGLEELFTLDQPDGSYLGSSRPSRDGTELLTQVLTEGQVRVVRHPVERAPLPSDPSLGFLDEALELEWR